The Georgenia sp. TF02-10 genome window below encodes:
- the ftsY gene encoding signal recognition particle-docking protein FtsY, with amino-acid sequence MNDLTWILIVAGLLLLVVIVAGAVALTSGRRRRGPSAPLPPVDVSPYEPDQAEPAGATAVETLPRPEPEPEAPAEPVSTPTLERPAPVAGRMQRLRARLARSGTLGQSLLSILSRGELSETDWEEIEETLLLADVGIGPTTELMDTLRTRTKVLGTTDAETVRGVLREELLQLVDPTMDRALRLGPVLGDDGEPHPATVLVVGVNGTGKTTTVGKLARVLVAEDHDVVLGAADTFRAAAADQLSTWGQRVGVPVVRSDREGADPASVAFDAVRHGRESGADVVLVDTAGRLQNKADLMDELGKIKRVMSRQAPVTEVLLVLDATTGQNGLRQAQVFADVVDITGIVLTKLDGTAKGGIVVAVQRELGVPVKFVGLGEGPDDLAPFEPAEFVDALLS; translated from the coding sequence GTGAACGACCTGACCTGGATCCTCATCGTCGCCGGGCTGCTGCTGCTCGTCGTCATCGTCGCCGGCGCCGTCGCCCTGACCTCCGGCCGCCGCCGCCGCGGCCCGAGCGCCCCCCTGCCGCCGGTGGACGTCAGCCCCTACGAGCCGGACCAGGCCGAACCGGCCGGCGCGACCGCCGTCGAGACGCTGCCCCGGCCCGAGCCCGAGCCCGAGGCGCCGGCCGAGCCGGTGTCCACCCCCACCCTGGAGCGGCCCGCACCGGTGGCCGGCCGGATGCAGCGGCTGCGGGCCCGCCTGGCCCGGTCCGGCACACTCGGCCAGAGCCTGCTGTCCATCCTCTCCCGCGGGGAGCTCAGCGAGACGGACTGGGAGGAGATCGAGGAGACCCTGCTCCTCGCCGACGTCGGCATCGGCCCCACCACCGAACTGATGGACACCCTGCGCACCCGGACCAAGGTGCTCGGCACCACCGACGCCGAGACCGTCCGCGGCGTGCTCCGCGAGGAGCTGCTGCAGCTCGTCGACCCCACCATGGACCGCGCGCTGCGGCTCGGGCCCGTCCTGGGCGACGACGGCGAGCCGCACCCGGCGACGGTGCTGGTCGTCGGGGTCAACGGCACGGGCAAGACCACCACGGTCGGCAAGCTCGCCCGGGTGCTGGTGGCCGAGGACCACGACGTCGTCCTCGGCGCCGCCGACACCTTCCGCGCCGCCGCCGCCGACCAGCTCAGCACCTGGGGCCAGCGGGTGGGGGTGCCGGTGGTCCGCTCCGACCGCGAGGGCGCCGACCCCGCCTCGGTCGCCTTCGACGCCGTGCGGCACGGCCGGGAGAGCGGCGCCGACGTCGTCCTCGTCGACACCGCCGGACGGCTGCAGAACAAGGCTGACCTGATGGACGAGCTGGGCAAGATCAAGCGGGTGATGTCCCGGCAGGCGCCGGTGACCGAGGTGCTGCTGGTCCTGGACGCCACCACCGGCCAGAACGGCCTGCGCCAGGCCCAGGTCTTCGCCGACGTCGTCGACATCACCGGGATCGTGCTCACCAAGCTCGACGGCACCGCCAAGGGTGGCATCGTCGTGGCCGTCCAGCGCGAGCTCGGCGTGCCGGTGAAGTTCGTCGGCCTGGGCGAGGGGCCAGACGACCTGGCCCCGTTCGAGCCCGCGGAGTTCGTCGACGCGCTGCTGTCCTGA
- a CDS encoding ammonium transporter, with protein MDLDTGATAWMLMAASLVLLMTPGLALFYGGMTRSKSTLNMMMMSFGAMAVIGVVYVLWGWSMSYGSDIAGVVGNPLEHFGLAGTIYDGDGNFLIDDYGVPAVVGVAFQSTFAIITTALISGAIADRTKFSTWMVFVAIWVTLGYFPMAHMVWGGGLLGPEGPLASLAAPIDFAGGTVVHINAGVAGLVLALVVGRRKGFREQQMRPHSLPLTMLGAALLWFGWFGFNAGSAFTADGVAGLAWVNTTTATAAAVLGWLATEKLRHGRATSLGAASGVVAGLVAITPAAATVSPLGAILLGAVAGAACALAVGLKYRLGFDDSLDVVGVHLVGGLVGTVLIGFLSTDTGLFYGGGIAQLVVQAAIAVAAMLFSAVVTAVIALALRATMGWRVPEPVEVDGIDLAEHGESAYESLAGRMIEATPAAPPSPAAPTDPTARRMEADA; from the coding sequence ATGGACCTGGACACCGGAGCCACCGCGTGGATGCTGATGGCGGCGTCCCTCGTGCTCCTCATGACCCCCGGGCTGGCGCTGTTCTACGGCGGCATGACCCGGTCCAAGTCGACGCTGAACATGATGATGATGTCCTTCGGGGCGATGGCCGTCATCGGCGTCGTCTACGTGTTGTGGGGCTGGTCGATGTCCTACGGCTCCGACATCGCCGGCGTCGTCGGCAACCCGCTGGAGCACTTCGGCCTCGCCGGGACCATCTACGACGGCGACGGCAACTTCCTGATCGACGACTACGGCGTCCCGGCCGTCGTCGGCGTCGCCTTCCAGTCGACGTTCGCGATCATCACCACCGCGCTCATCTCCGGCGCCATCGCGGACCGGACGAAGTTCTCCACCTGGATGGTCTTCGTCGCCATCTGGGTCACCCTCGGGTACTTCCCGATGGCGCACATGGTGTGGGGCGGCGGGCTGCTCGGCCCCGAGGGCCCGCTCGCCTCCCTCGCCGCGCCGATCGACTTCGCCGGCGGCACGGTCGTGCACATCAACGCCGGCGTCGCCGGGCTCGTCCTCGCCCTCGTCGTCGGCCGCCGCAAGGGCTTCCGGGAGCAGCAGATGCGGCCGCACAGCCTGCCGCTGACCATGCTCGGCGCGGCCCTGCTGTGGTTCGGCTGGTTCGGGTTCAACGCCGGCTCGGCGTTCACCGCCGACGGCGTGGCCGGTCTGGCGTGGGTGAACACCACCACCGCGACCGCCGCGGCGGTCCTGGGCTGGCTGGCCACCGAGAAGCTCCGGCACGGGCGCGCCACCTCCCTGGGCGCCGCCTCGGGCGTCGTCGCCGGCCTGGTCGCTATCACCCCCGCGGCCGCGACGGTCAGCCCGCTCGGGGCGATCCTGCTCGGCGCCGTCGCCGGCGCGGCGTGCGCGCTCGCGGTCGGCCTGAAGTACCGGCTGGGCTTCGACGACTCCCTCGACGTCGTCGGCGTCCACCTGGTCGGCGGGCTCGTCGGCACCGTCCTGATCGGCTTCCTGAGCACCGACACCGGCCTGTTCTACGGCGGCGGCATCGCCCAGCTCGTGGTCCAGGCGGCCATCGCCGTCGCCGCGATGCTGTTCTCCGCCGTGGTGACCGCCGTCATCGCGCTCGCCCTGCGGGCGACCATGGGCTGGCGGGTGCCGGAGCCGGTGGAGGTGGACGGGATCGACCTCGCCGAGCACGGGGAGAGCGCGTACGAGAGCCTGGCAGGCCGCATGATTGAGGCAACACCGGCGGCCCCGCCCTCCCCGGCGGCGCCGACCGACCCGACCGCCCGCCGCATGGAGGCAGACGCATGA
- a CDS encoding P-II family nitrogen regulator gives MKLVTAIVQPHRLDDVKNALEAAGVKGMTVSEANGFGRQHGHTEVYRGAEYTIELVPKVRVEVVTDDLDAPAVVDAIVGAAHSGRIGDGKVWTVPVEDVVRVRTGERGREAV, from the coding sequence ATGAAGCTCGTGACCGCGATCGTCCAGCCGCACCGGCTCGACGACGTCAAGAACGCCCTGGAGGCCGCTGGCGTGAAGGGCATGACCGTCTCGGAGGCCAACGGGTTCGGCCGCCAGCACGGCCACACCGAGGTCTACCGCGGCGCGGAGTACACCATCGAGCTCGTGCCCAAGGTCCGGGTGGAGGTCGTGACGGACGACCTCGACGCCCCGGCCGTCGTCGACGCGATCGTCGGTGCCGCGCACTCCGGGCGGATCGGTGACGGCAAGGTCTGGACGGTGCCGGTGGAGGACGTCGTCCGGGTCCGCACCGGCGAGCGCGGCCGCGAGGCGGTGTGA